One genomic segment of Rhizobium viscosum includes these proteins:
- the preA gene encoding NAD-dependent dihydropyrimidine dehydrogenase subunit PreA — MADLRNNFVGIKSPNPFWLASAPPTDKAYNVERAFKAGWGGVVWKTLGEEGPPVVNVNGPRYGAIWGADRRLLGLNNIELITDRDLQTNLREMKQVKMNWPDRALIASIMVPCEEQAWKAILPLVEETGADGIELNFGCPHGMSERGMGSAVGQVPEYIEMVVRWCKQYTRMPVITKLTPNITDIRRPARAAKAGGTDAVSLINTINSIVSVDLDNFAPNPTVGGKGSHGGYCGPAVKPIALNMVAEIARDPETYGLPISGIGGITTWRDAAEFLVLGAGNVQVCTAAMTYGFKIVQEMITGLSDWMDEKGHKILDDITGRAVPNVTDWQYLNLNYIAKAKIDQDACIKCGRCYIACEDTSHQAITNFVDGVRHFEVMDEECVGCNLCVSVCPVENCITMEQLPAGSLDKRTGKVVDPNYANWTTHPNNPMARQAAE, encoded by the coding sequence ATGGCTGATCTCCGCAATAATTTCGTCGGCATCAAGTCCCCGAACCCCTTCTGGCTCGCCTCCGCGCCGCCGACCGACAAGGCCTACAATGTCGAGCGCGCCTTCAAGGCCGGCTGGGGCGGCGTCGTCTGGAAGACATTGGGCGAAGAAGGCCCGCCTGTCGTCAACGTCAATGGTCCGCGTTACGGCGCAATCTGGGGCGCCGACCGCCGCCTGCTTGGCTTGAACAATATCGAGCTTATCACCGACCGTGACCTGCAGACCAATCTCAGGGAAATGAAGCAGGTCAAGATGAACTGGCCGGATCGCGCCCTCATCGCCTCGATCATGGTCCCCTGCGAGGAACAGGCCTGGAAAGCCATCCTGCCGCTGGTGGAAGAAACCGGTGCTGACGGTATCGAACTGAACTTCGGCTGTCCGCACGGCATGTCCGAGCGCGGCATGGGCTCGGCCGTCGGTCAGGTGCCGGAATATATCGAAATGGTCGTGCGCTGGTGCAAGCAGTACACCCGTATGCCCGTCATCACCAAGCTGACGCCCAACATCACCGATATCCGCCGCCCCGCCCGCGCCGCCAAGGCCGGCGGCACGGACGCCGTCTCGCTGATCAATACGATCAACTCGATCGTCTCGGTCGATCTCGATAATTTCGCGCCGAACCCGACCGTCGGCGGCAAGGGCAGCCATGGCGGCTATTGCGGCCCGGCGGTCAAGCCGATCGCGCTCAACATGGTCGCCGAGATCGCCCGCGATCCCGAAACCTACGGCCTGCCGATCTCGGGCATCGGCGGCATCACCACCTGGCGCGATGCGGCCGAATTCCTCGTGCTCGGCGCCGGTAACGTGCAGGTCTGCACGGCGGCCATGACCTACGGCTTCAAGATCGTGCAGGAAATGATCACCGGCCTGTCGGACTGGATGGATGAAAAGGGCCACAAGATCCTCGATGACATCACCGGCCGCGCTGTGCCCAACGTCACCGACTGGCAGTATCTCAACCTCAACTACATCGCCAAGGCGAAGATCGACCAGGACGCCTGCATCAAGTGCGGCCGCTGCTACATCGCCTGCGAGGACACGTCGCACCAGGCGATCACCAACTTCGTCGATGGCGTTCGCCATTTCGAGGTGATGGACGAGGAATGCGTCGGCTGCAATCTCTGCGTCAGCGTTTGCCCGGTCGAGAACTGCATCACCATGGAGCAGCTTCCCGCCGGTTCGCTCGACAAGCGCACCGGCAAGGTCGTTGACCCGAACTACGCCAACTGGACGACGCATCCAAACAACCCAATGGCGCGCCAGGCTGCGGAGTAA
- a CDS encoding sensor histidine kinase codes for MSGTPFTTEGKAAIMERALASAAISLLYQDASLAIVYAENLLPYFRKRFVTGGDDGSLFGEAHGKSLAAMKRRVLETGASSNAEVDVAIDGEVRTFELNVQRTGARGNYGLLSIISEITESRHREKVLKSLLRELSHRSKNLLAIIQGIATQTARNTISLDAFLMKFRGRLQSLSNSQDLITDSSWRGAFLFELAEKQFAPYWPETSGSLPIFGINAHLTPNAAVHLGLALHELIVNSASYGAIANGATSVTLNCREADIAGRKAIELAWVEVLPNSADVHEFSENTFGRTVLERVVPSSVNGKAELTLLPGRIEYHLTVPETEFEILKRA; via the coding sequence TTGTCCGGAACGCCTTTCACCACCGAAGGCAAGGCGGCCATTATGGAGCGCGCGCTCGCCAGCGCCGCTATCTCGCTCCTGTATCAGGATGCGAGCCTTGCCATAGTTTATGCCGAAAATCTCCTCCCCTATTTCCGGAAGCGTTTCGTCACCGGTGGCGATGACGGCTCGCTGTTTGGCGAAGCACACGGCAAATCCCTTGCCGCGATGAAGCGCAGGGTGCTCGAGACCGGTGCCTCAAGCAATGCCGAGGTCGATGTTGCAATCGACGGCGAAGTCAGGACATTCGAACTGAACGTTCAACGCACCGGCGCACGCGGCAATTACGGCCTGCTCTCCATTATCTCGGAGATTACCGAAAGCCGGCATCGCGAAAAGGTGCTGAAGTCGCTGCTGCGAGAGCTTTCCCATCGCTCCAAGAACCTGCTTGCCATCATCCAGGGCATCGCCACGCAGACCGCACGCAACACCATTTCTCTCGATGCTTTCCTGATGAAGTTCCGCGGACGCCTTCAGTCACTCTCCAACTCGCAGGATCTGATCACCGATTCCAGCTGGCGCGGCGCCTTCCTCTTCGAACTCGCCGAAAAACAGTTTGCCCCCTATTGGCCGGAAACATCAGGCTCCCTGCCGATCTTTGGCATCAACGCCCATCTGACGCCGAACGCCGCCGTGCATCTCGGTCTTGCGCTGCATGAACTGATCGTCAACTCCGCCTCCTACGGTGCAATCGCCAACGGGGCGACGTCGGTCACGCTGAATTGCCGGGAAGCTGACATCGCAGGCCGCAAGGCAATTGAACTCGCCTGGGTGGAAGTGCTTCCAAACAGCGCCGACGTGCATGAATTCAGCGAAAACACCTTCGGCCGGACGGTGCTGGAGCGTGTCGTGCCCTCCTCCGTCAACGGCAAGGCCGAACTGACGCTCCTCCCCGGCCGCATCGAATATCACCTGACGGTCCCGGAAACGGAATTCGAAATCCTGAAGCGCGCCTGA
- a CDS encoding RNA ligase RtcB family protein, with amino-acid sequence MGNSIGSGSSPIMQAYPPALIHHFFSGRTWIEGAALDQLAEMSRLPGVSEIAAFPDLHPGKYGATGVALASERLLPLLVGNDIGCGMSLFQLDLPPHKLKIDKAAERLRQLEAEEIGNPALLLEEAGLPTSLAPDALGTIGGGNHFCELQAIDALAEGGVATGLDGHALYLLVHSGSRSLGAAFFSEAVDAHPDLAAGLLPGSQGAVTWLANHDRCVAWASLNRRLIAARAAAALRADLRLVADVPHNLVRSSGRAFVHYKGAAAVTPGELAPIAGSRASLSYVVCPTADVSRSLGGISHGAGRKYDRASMHGRAGRNRSEREQLLRNAWGGIAICDDRALVIEEAAAAYKDAGQVVADLENEKLVSVLASFRPLVTFKKAVDEAEVEQRRRKPKYRREGGRGRERY; translated from the coding sequence ATGGGCAATTCCATCGGGAGCGGAAGCTCCCCGATAATGCAGGCGTATCCGCCTGCGCTCATCCATCATTTCTTTTCCGGCCGCACCTGGATCGAGGGTGCAGCGCTGGATCAACTTGCCGAAATGTCCCGTCTTCCGGGCGTTTCCGAAATCGCCGCCTTCCCGGATCTGCATCCCGGAAAATATGGGGCAACCGGTGTCGCATTGGCATCGGAGCGCCTGCTTCCGCTGCTTGTTGGCAACGATATCGGTTGCGGCATGTCGCTCTTCCAGCTCGATCTGCCGCCGCACAAACTTAAGATCGACAAGGCGGCAGAGCGGCTTCGCCAGCTTGAGGCCGAAGAGATCGGCAATCCCGCTCTTCTGCTTGAGGAGGCGGGCTTGCCGACGTCCCTGGCGCCGGATGCACTCGGCACGATCGGCGGCGGCAACCATTTTTGCGAGTTGCAGGCCATCGATGCGCTTGCCGAAGGCGGTGTTGCCACTGGTCTGGATGGGCATGCTCTCTACCTGCTTGTCCATTCCGGCTCGCGTTCACTTGGCGCTGCCTTCTTTTCGGAGGCGGTCGACGCTCATCCTGATCTCGCAGCCGGGCTTTTGCCGGGTTCGCAAGGCGCCGTCACATGGCTTGCGAATCATGACCGATGCGTCGCCTGGGCATCGCTGAACCGGCGGCTGATCGCGGCACGGGCAGCGGCGGCGTTGCGTGCGGATCTGCGGCTCGTCGCTGATGTGCCTCACAATCTCGTCCGGTCCTCCGGTCGCGCTTTCGTGCACTACAAGGGGGCTGCGGCAGTTACGCCGGGAGAACTCGCGCCGATCGCCGGTTCGCGTGCAAGCCTTAGCTACGTGGTTTGCCCGACAGCCGATGTCTCCCGATCGCTTGGGGGCATATCGCATGGGGCCGGTCGCAAATATGACCGTGCCAGCATGCATGGGCGGGCCGGTCGCAATCGATCCGAGCGTGAACAGCTGCTGCGCAACGCATGGGGTGGCATTGCCATTTGCGATGACCGGGCGCTCGTCATCGAAGAGGCGGCGGCCGCCTATAAGGATGCAGGGCAGGTGGTCGCCGACCTCGAAAATGAGAAGCTGGTGAGCGTGCTTGCCAGCTTCCGGCCGCTCGTCACCTTCAAGAAGGCGGTTGACGAAGCCGAGGTCGAGCAGCGGCGGCGCAAGCCGAAATACCGTCGTGAAGGAGGGCGTGGTCGTGAGCGCTATTGA
- the ftrA gene encoding transcriptional regulator FtrA, translated as MPKSDVHTTRGPHVVALAYDGLCTFEFGIAYEVFGLSRPEMGEGWYRFSVAGIEPGPLRAAGGLTVAVDKGLELLGEADLIIAPGWRAIDAPVPEPLIAALRAAHERGARVMSLCSGVAVLAASGLLAGRRATTHWRYVASIAARYPDIALDADVLYMDEGSILTAAGSAAGIDLCLHVVRGDFGPDAANSVARRLVVPPHREGGQAQFIAAPVPEEREGIRLGPLIEWMRERLSEEQPISLLAGRAGMSMRTFQRRFEAATGDSVGEWLLKERLRHARDLLEKELAVSLDDIAAASGFGTLATMRHHFRRRLGTSPSAYRKSFGN; from the coding sequence ATGCCAAAATCGGATGTTCACACGACCCGCGGACCGCATGTGGTGGCGCTTGCCTATGACGGGCTCTGCACCTTCGAATTCGGCATCGCCTACGAAGTCTTCGGCCTCTCACGGCCGGAGATGGGCGAGGGCTGGTATCGCTTTTCGGTCGCCGGCATCGAGCCCGGTCCGTTGCGCGCGGCAGGCGGGCTGACCGTTGCCGTCGATAAGGGACTGGAACTGCTTGGCGAGGCTGATCTCATTATCGCGCCGGGCTGGCGGGCGATCGACGCGCCGGTGCCGGAGCCTTTGATCGCAGCGCTTCGTGCCGCCCATGAGCGCGGGGCGCGGGTGATGTCGCTGTGTTCGGGTGTCGCCGTGCTTGCCGCTTCCGGTCTGCTTGCCGGGCGGCGGGCAACGACGCATTGGCGCTATGTCGCCTCGATTGCGGCGCGTTACCCTGACATCGCACTCGATGCCGATGTGCTCTACATGGATGAAGGCAGCATCCTGACGGCAGCGGGTAGTGCCGCAGGTATCGACCTTTGCCTGCACGTCGTGCGTGGTGATTTTGGACCCGACGCGGCAAACAGTGTGGCGCGCCGGCTTGTCGTCCCGCCGCATCGCGAGGGCGGGCAGGCGCAGTTCATCGCCGCGCCCGTGCCGGAAGAGCGCGAGGGCATTCGTTTAGGACCGCTGATCGAATGGATGCGCGAACGGCTTTCCGAGGAGCAGCCGATCAGCCTGCTTGCCGGCAGGGCGGGCATGAGCATGCGCACCTTCCAGCGTCGCTTCGAGGCGGCGACGGGCGACAGTGTCGGCGAATGGCTGCTGAAGGAGCGGCTGCGGCATGCGCGCGATCTTCTGGAGAAGGAGCTCGCGGTGTCGCTTGATGATATTGCCGCCGCCAGCGGCTTCGGAACGTTAGCGACGATGCGCCACCATTTCCGGAGGCGGTTAGGAACGAGCCCGAGCGCCTATCGGAAGTCATTCGGCAATTAA
- a CDS encoding rhodanese-like domain-containing protein has protein sequence MPSPVSEIPAAEPEAAAEHFARKLAFETDCSDVNAAFASGKIDFVLLDVRSPALFALSHIPGALNLPHGKMTAHRMSEWPADTLFVVYCAGPHCNGADKAAFRLSRLGLSVKLMIGGLTGWADEGLAFESGASVAA, from the coding sequence ATGCCGAGCCCCGTTTCCGAAATCCCCGCAGCAGAACCTGAAGCCGCCGCCGAACATTTTGCCCGCAAGCTCGCCTTCGAGACCGATTGCTCGGATGTGAACGCCGCCTTTGCTTCGGGCAAGATCGACTTCGTCCTTCTCGACGTCCGCTCGCCGGCGCTCTTCGCCCTTTCGCATATCCCCGGCGCCCTCAACCTGCCGCATGGCAAGATGACCGCACACCGCATGTCCGAATGGCCTGCCGATACGCTGTTTGTGGTCTATTGCGCCGGGCCGCATTGCAACGGCGCGGACAAGGCCGCATTTCGTCTCTCCCGTCTCGGCCTGTCCGTCAAGCTGATGATCGGCGGCCTGACCGGATGGGCGGATGAGGGGCTTGCTTTTGAGAGTGGAGCAAGCGTTGCTGCCTGA
- a CDS encoding NAD(P)-dependent oxidoreductase, translated as MERLETGIRAGRLSSAEYEANFSDLHPRLDNHEALVAADRCYFCYDAPCMTACPTSIDIPLFIRQISTGNPLGSAKTIFDQNILGGMCARVCPTEELCEQACVRNTAEERPVEIGRLQRYATDAAMAADKQFYRRAEPTGKKIAVVGAGPAGLAAAHRLAVKGNDVVIYDAKPKSGGLNEYGIATYKTVDDFAQKEVDYVLSIGGIEVRHDQQLGRDFSLADLQSQYDAVFLGLGLAGVNALRVDNENLPGVDDAVDFIAALRQAGNKGDIAIGRRVVVLGGGMTAIDAAVQAKLLGAEEVTICYRRGKEHMNASEFEQDLATSKGVIIRHWLAPKSLLSQDGKVAAIEVEYTAIVDGRLSGTGETGVIAADQIFKAIGQTFETSGLGALRMETGRIAVDAEGRTSIEGVWAGGDCVFGGEDLTVSAVAHGRDAAESIHRTLSAAAAPAVAVA; from the coding sequence ATGGAACGCCTGGAAACTGGGATTCGTGCCGGCCGGCTTTCCTCCGCCGAGTACGAGGCTAATTTCTCCGATCTTCATCCGCGCCTCGACAATCACGAAGCGCTTGTGGCCGCCGACCGCTGTTATTTCTGTTATGACGCGCCGTGCATGACGGCCTGTCCGACCTCCATCGACATCCCGCTCTTCATCCGCCAGATTTCGACCGGCAATCCGCTGGGTTCGGCGAAGACGATCTTCGACCAGAATATCCTTGGCGGCATGTGCGCCCGCGTCTGTCCCACCGAAGAGCTCTGCGAGCAGGCGTGCGTGCGCAACACCGCCGAGGAGCGTCCTGTCGAGATCGGCCGCCTGCAGCGATACGCGACGGACGCGGCAATGGCCGCCGACAAGCAGTTCTATCGGCGTGCTGAGCCGACCGGCAAGAAGATCGCCGTCGTCGGCGCCGGTCCCGCCGGTCTTGCAGCCGCCCACCGCCTCGCCGTCAAGGGCAACGACGTCGTGATCTACGACGCCAAGCCGAAATCCGGCGGCCTCAACGAATATGGCATTGCCACCTACAAGACGGTCGATGACTTCGCCCAGAAAGAAGTCGATTACGTCCTGTCGATCGGCGGCATCGAGGTAAGGCACGACCAGCAGCTTGGCCGCGATTTCTCGCTCGCCGATCTGCAGAGCCAGTATGACGCCGTCTTCCTCGGTCTCGGCCTTGCCGGCGTCAACGCGCTGCGCGTCGACAATGAAAACCTGCCCGGTGTGGATGACGCCGTCGATTTCATCGCCGCCCTGCGCCAGGCCGGCAACAAGGGCGACATCGCCATCGGCCGCCGCGTCGTCGTTCTCGGCGGCGGCATGACGGCAATCGACGCCGCAGTGCAGGCAAAGCTGCTCGGTGCAGAGGAAGTGACGATCTGCTACCGCCGCGGCAAGGAACATATGAACGCCTCGGAATTCGAGCAGGATCTCGCGACATCAAAGGGCGTCATCATCCGCCATTGGCTGGCGCCGAAATCCCTCCTCTCGCAGGATGGCAAGGTGGCAGCGATCGAGGTGGAATATACTGCGATCGTCGATGGCCGCCTTTCGGGCACCGGTGAAACCGGCGTGATCGCCGCTGACCAGATCTTCAAGGCAATCGGCCAGACATTCGAGACCTCAGGTCTCGGCGCGCTGCGGATGGAAACCGGTCGTATCGCCGTGGATGCTGAAGGCCGCACATCGATCGAAGGTGTCTGGGCCGGCGGCGACTGCGTCTTCGGCGGCGAAGACCTCACCGTATCTGCCGTCGCCCATGGCCGTGACGCGGCCGAATCCATTCACCGCACCCTGTCCGCCGCAGCCGCTCCGGCTGTCGCCGTCGCCTGA
- the prfH gene encoding peptide chain release factor H, translated as MSAIDLLVTSGNGPVECRIAVSALLRILEDEGKQQGCSLHVNLGPMPDHHGAKSAIVTIEGDAAERIATGYCGTIRFTFKSAVRPGHKRQNWYVAVRRIDLPPKGNAVTINPADLQFETLRAGGPGGQHQNTTDSAVRVLHRPSGLVVTARDERSQHRNKALAIRRLQAMLQDIEAEKQEAAKAGRFIANRTIERGNEVKAFRL; from the coding sequence GTGAGCGCTATTGATCTCCTCGTCACGTCGGGCAACGGTCCAGTCGAATGCCGAATCGCGGTCTCTGCGCTTCTCAGGATCCTTGAGGACGAGGGGAAACAGCAAGGGTGCTCGCTGCATGTCAACCTTGGACCAATGCCGGATCACCACGGTGCGAAGTCGGCGATCGTCACTATAGAGGGCGATGCGGCGGAGCGGATTGCGACCGGCTATTGCGGTACGATCCGTTTCACCTTCAAGAGCGCGGTTCGCCCCGGCCACAAGCGGCAGAACTGGTATGTGGCGGTGCGGCGCATCGATCTTCCGCCTAAAGGCAATGCGGTGACGATCAATCCTGCCGACCTGCAATTCGAGACGTTGCGTGCCGGCGGGCCGGGTGGGCAGCATCAGAACACGACCGACAGCGCGGTTCGTGTCCTGCATCGTCCGAGCGGCCTTGTCGTGACCGCCCGGGATGAACGCTCGCAGCATCGCAACAAGGCACTGGCAATCCGGCGCCTGCAGGCGATGCTGCAAGATATCGAGGCGGAAAAGCAGGAGGCGGCGAAAGCCGGGCGCTTCATTGCCAATCGCACGATCGAGCGCGGCAATGAGGTCAAGGCCTTCAGGCTGTGA